A single Brachybacterium sillae DNA region contains:
- a CDS encoding acyltransferase encodes MSRTVYSAAFARFGARSVIVAPRSLRNLDRISIGEDVVVFTGAWLDAEPGHSGPLSIGDGTYLGNNCHLHAVSDVTIGRGCVFADNVFVSSSEHGRTDRHEIRDAGTVTIGDHVFLGQNVCVLGGVTIGDGATVGAGAVVTRDVAPGEVVGGVPARPLRSTPR; translated from the coding sequence ATGTCCCGGACCGTCTACTCCGCCGCCTTCGCGCGCTTCGGCGCTCGATCAGTGATCGTCGCCCCCCGCTCACTGCGGAACCTCGACCGCATCTCCATCGGTGAGGACGTGGTGGTGTTCACCGGAGCGTGGCTCGACGCCGAGCCCGGCCATTCAGGCCCCCTGAGTATCGGCGACGGCACCTATCTGGGCAACAACTGCCATCTCCACGCGGTCTCGGACGTCACCATCGGGCGGGGCTGCGTCTTCGCCGACAACGTCTTCGTCTCCTCCAGTGAGCACGGCCGCACCGATCGACACGAGATCCGCGACGCCGGAACGGTGACGATCGGCGACCACGTGTTCCTCGGGCAGAACGTCTGCGTGCTCGGTGGCGTGACCATCGGCGACGGCGCCACCGTGGGTGCCGGGGCCGTCGTCACCCGGGATGTCGCCCCCGGGGAGGTCGTCGGCGGTGTCCCGGCGCGTCCGTTGCGCTCCACCCCGCGCTGA
- a CDS encoding glycosyltransferase, whose protein sequence is MTESLDASVVITAYNNAGTLGEQLDALAAQRTTARWELIIADNGSTDGTAALVDSRAAAFPVPLRRVDASAVAGVPHARNAGVAAAVGSLILFCDADDRVAEDWVEQGIRALDGGADCAGGALRELRTPFDPGAPLLPRSAYVATARGGGVIGCNMVMRRSLLQELGGFDETLPRYGGDDSEFSLRMNLAGARIIPAPDMVVYFRATTDPRQILRKVYLGSLAEVEIWRRHPELYAAQLERGYLLWETLSLPRTLVAARRRGGNRALARQAVRWAAHLRAGLGPRRH, encoded by the coding sequence ATGACTGAGTCCCTGGACGCCAGTGTGGTGATCACTGCGTACAACAACGCCGGCACCTTGGGTGAGCAGCTCGACGCCCTGGCGGCGCAGCGCACCACCGCCCGGTGGGAGCTGATCATCGCCGACAACGGCTCGACGGACGGCACGGCCGCGCTGGTGGATTCCCGTGCTGCGGCTTTTCCCGTGCCGCTTCGCCGGGTCGATGCCTCGGCCGTTGCGGGAGTGCCGCACGCCCGTAATGCGGGTGTGGCCGCTGCGGTCGGATCTCTGATCCTCTTCTGCGATGCCGACGATCGGGTGGCGGAGGATTGGGTGGAGCAGGGCATCCGCGCCCTCGACGGCGGCGCCGATTGCGCCGGAGGGGCACTGCGTGAACTGCGCACTCCATTCGACCCGGGAGCGCCCTTGCTACCCCGGTCCGCCTACGTCGCGACCGCTCGTGGAGGCGGTGTGATCGGTTGCAACATGGTGATGCGGCGTAGCCTGCTCCAGGAACTCGGTGGGTTCGACGAGACCCTGCCGCGATATGGCGGGGACGACTCCGAGTTCTCCCTGCGTATGAACCTCGCGGGAGCTCGGATAATCCCCGCCCCCGACATGGTCGTGTACTTCCGCGCCACCACCGATCCGCGGCAGATTCTCCGCAAGGTCTATCTGGGGTCGCTGGCCGAAGTGGAGATCTGGCGCCGCCATCCTGAGCTCTATGCCGCGCAGCTGGAGCGGGGATACCTGCTGTGGGAAACCCTTTCGCTTCCGCGCACTCTCGTGGCGGCGCGCCGTCGGGGCGGGAACCGTGCCCTCGCTCGGCAGGCGGTGCGGTGGGCGGCCCACCTCCGGGCCGGGCTGGGGCCGCGCCGGCACTGA
- a CDS encoding IS1380 family transposase: MSHPTLFFYPRPRVDIAEVPAVSHAGAVLLTDTIHATGLASSLREALAPWTKPLAEHHAAKVLLDLALTLAIGGEHASDTDLLRCEPDLFGDVASTPTISRTLTTLAQDAPTVIEAISQARRAARERAWTLAGAHSPAAGVSAKNPLVVDLDATLINVHSEKEQAAPTFKRGFGYHPLCAFLDHGSEGTGEPLAIHLRPGNAGSNTAADHITVTRQALAQLPAGLLARGGRGSKKILIRTDGAGGTKDFLAWLQRQRLAYSVGFTLPANTPDLLERIDEAQAWTPAYDTDTDGIREGAWVAELTGLLDLSGWPAGMRVIVRKERPHPGAQLRITDHEGMRITAFATNSPRGQLPVLELRHRRRARCEDRIRNAKDMGLEKFPLQGFAQNQVWCQIVQLASELVAWMQTIALTGHDARKWEPKRLRARLFEIPATLVRRARHKVLHLAEHAPEAVRVLTGVNRLRTTVAQT, encoded by the coding sequence GTGTCCCACCCTACCTTGTTCTTCTACCCCCGCCCGCGCGTGGACATCGCTGAGGTCCCCGCGGTCTCACACGCCGGCGCGGTGCTGCTGACCGACACGATCCACGCCACCGGCCTCGCCTCTTCGCTGCGGGAAGCACTGGCTCCTTGGACGAAACCGCTGGCCGAGCACCACGCGGCGAAGGTCCTGCTGGACCTCGCACTCACTCTCGCAATCGGCGGCGAGCACGCTTCGGATACTGATCTGCTGCGATGCGAACCGGACCTGTTCGGAGACGTCGCCTCGACCCCCACGATCTCCCGCACGCTCACCACCCTCGCCCAGGACGCGCCCACCGTGATCGAGGCGATCTCCCAGGCCCGCCGGGCCGCGCGGGAAAGAGCCTGGACCCTCGCCGGAGCGCATTCCCCGGCTGCGGGGGTCAGTGCGAAGAACCCGCTGGTCGTCGACCTCGATGCCACCCTGATCAACGTCCACAGTGAGAAGGAGCAGGCCGCACCGACGTTCAAACGCGGCTTCGGATACCACCCTCTGTGCGCGTTCCTGGACCACGGCAGCGAAGGGACCGGGGAACCACTGGCGATCCACCTGCGCCCCGGCAACGCCGGCTCGAACACCGCCGCTGATCACATCACCGTCACCCGGCAGGCCCTCGCGCAGCTGCCTGCGGGCCTGCTGGCCCGGGGCGGGCGGGGGTCGAAGAAGATCCTGATCCGCACCGACGGAGCCGGCGGCACCAAGGACTTCCTGGCCTGGCTCCAGCGGCAGCGTCTGGCCTACTCAGTCGGGTTCACCCTCCCCGCGAACACCCCTGACCTGCTGGAACGTATCGATGAGGCGCAGGCGTGGACTCCCGCCTATGACACCGATACCGACGGGATCCGCGAGGGGGCGTGGGTGGCGGAGCTGACCGGACTGCTGGACCTGTCCGGGTGGCCTGCCGGGATGCGGGTGATCGTGCGGAAGGAACGTCCTCATCCTGGGGCGCAGCTGCGGATCACCGATCACGAGGGGATGCGCATCACCGCGTTCGCGACCAACTCCCCGCGCGGCCAGCTCCCGGTCTTGGAGCTGCGGCACCGTCGCCGTGCACGCTGCGAGGACCGGATCCGTAACGCCAAGGACATGGGCCTTGAGAAGTTCCCGTTGCAGGGCTTCGCGCAGAACCAGGTCTGGTGCCAGATCGTCCAGCTCGCCAGCGAGCTCGTCGCCTGGATGCAGACCATCGCGCTGACCGGCCATGATGCACGGAAGTGGGAGCCCAAACGGCTCCGCGCACGGCTGTTCGAGATCCCCGCGACCCTCGTGCGCCGCGCCCGGCACAAGGTCCTCCACCTCGCCGAACATGCACCCGAAGCCGTGAGGGTCCTGACCGGCGTCAACCGGCTCCGCACCACCGTCGCACAGACCTAA
- a CDS encoding glycosyltransferase family 4 protein has product MPSARVAIATNNGDIGGGEVMLLNIAEALRSLGIEVLVLGPTGPGDLVSEARDRGFAVEALPAEGRRAWMVALLRWRLRHRDLPLWCNGLVPSLATAGIGPRLVHLHIVPEGLQRPAARIAQFGARRTVVISEFMRGRLGGGTVLHNWTEEISFRPRPLPERGPVRIGFLGRLTRDKGVHVLAEAVDRLRREHGLDVRLVLAGANRFGDAEDDRVISAALAPLGDAVERLGWVDRTEFFAGIDVAVFPSVWEEPFGLVAAEAMAAGIPFVISRSGALPEVTGSEHPWVVRPGDSADLARALFRLLRESGPDSLGPELKRARRRWEREFSPSAGRQRVALLLADLPRSAGALSVTLASRFHGGVVSTGGMNGERCSWPGMIRGVETRTHPLEGAPFRCPTLPCSSTPARAWTSLRSPRSHTPARCC; this is encoded by the coding sequence ATGCCCTCTGCGCGCGTCGCGATCGCCACCAACAACGGTGACATCGGTGGGGGTGAGGTGATGTTGTTGAACATCGCCGAGGCCCTCCGGTCCCTGGGCATCGAGGTGCTGGTGCTGGGCCCCACCGGCCCCGGTGACCTCGTGAGCGAAGCCCGAGATCGCGGTTTCGCCGTGGAGGCACTGCCGGCCGAGGGTCGCCGCGCCTGGATGGTGGCGCTCCTGCGGTGGAGACTGCGTCACCGCGATCTGCCGCTGTGGTGCAACGGGCTGGTGCCCTCCCTCGCCACCGCGGGCATCGGTCCGCGGCTGGTGCATCTGCACATCGTCCCCGAGGGGCTGCAGCGGCCGGCCGCTCGGATCGCGCAGTTCGGCGCGCGTCGCACCGTGGTGATCTCCGAGTTCATGCGTGGCCGGCTCGGCGGTGGCACGGTGCTGCACAACTGGACCGAGGAGATATCTTTCCGCCCTCGCCCGCTGCCTGAGCGGGGGCCGGTGCGGATCGGCTTCCTCGGGCGCCTCACGCGGGACAAGGGAGTCCATGTTCTGGCCGAGGCAGTCGATCGCCTGCGTCGGGAGCACGGCCTCGATGTCCGTCTCGTCCTGGCCGGGGCCAACCGTTTCGGGGATGCGGAGGATGACCGCGTCATCTCCGCAGCGCTGGCACCCCTCGGGGACGCCGTGGAGCGACTCGGCTGGGTGGACCGCACGGAGTTCTTCGCCGGCATCGACGTCGCAGTGTTCCCCTCCGTCTGGGAGGAACCCTTCGGGCTGGTGGCCGCCGAGGCGATGGCCGCCGGCATCCCCTTCGTGATCAGCCGCAGCGGCGCGCTCCCCGAGGTCACCGGATCGGAGCACCCGTGGGTCGTGCGGCCCGGCGATTCCGCGGATCTTGCGCGGGCTCTCTTTCGCCTGCTGCGGGAAAGTGGGCCTGATTCCCTGGGCCCTGAGCTCAAGCGAGCTCGTCGACGGTGGGAACGGGAATTCTCCCCCTCGGCCGGGCGCCAGCGCGTGGCACTCCTGCTCGCCGACCTCCCGCGCTCCGCGGGCGCTCTCTCTGTCACTCTAGCCTCGAGATTTCACGGGGGTGTGGTCTCGACCGGCGGAATGAATGGCGAAAGGTGCTCCTGGCCTGGGATGATACGAGGTGTTGAGACCCGTACCCATCCGCTGGAAGGAGCACCTTTCAGGTGTCCCACCCTACCTTGTTCTTCTACCCCCGCCCGCGCGTGGACATCGCTGAGGTCCCCGCGGTCTCACACGCCGGCGCGGTGCTGCTGA
- a CDS encoding acyltransferase — protein MSRLAERVANAPSTLRWYTARALSHTVHRAALGHLGEGATIVAPRRLQGPDAISIGAHTLIRENSWLATESGGTLSIGANCYIGHDAHLHAIDRVMIGTDCVLADGVFIASTDHDRENRHAVHGTGPIMIGDRVFIGQRAIVLGGVTIGDGATIAAGAVVTRDVPAGAVVAGVPARPLQHPRGQE, from the coding sequence ATGAGCCGCCTCGCCGAGCGCGTCGCCAACGCGCCGTCCACCCTACGCTGGTACACCGCCCGGGCGCTGAGCCACACCGTCCACCGCGCGGCTCTCGGCCACTTGGGTGAGGGCGCGACCATCGTGGCACCGCGACGTCTCCAGGGCCCAGACGCGATCAGCATCGGCGCGCACACCCTGATCCGAGAGAATTCCTGGCTGGCCACAGAGTCAGGCGGCACCCTCAGCATCGGCGCGAACTGTTACATCGGCCATGACGCCCACCTGCACGCCATCGACCGCGTCATGATCGGCACCGATTGCGTCCTGGCCGACGGTGTGTTCATCGCCTCCACGGACCACGACCGGGAGAACCGCCATGCGGTGCACGGCACCGGTCCGATCATGATCGGGGACCGCGTGTTCATCGGGCAGCGTGCGATAGTACTGGGCGGTGTGACCATTGGGGACGGCGCCACTATCGCCGCCGGGGCGGTCGTCACCCGCGACGTACCCGCCGGGGCCGTGGTGGCCGGGGTGCCGGCCAGGCCGCTGCAGCATCCCCGGGGGCAGGAATGA
- a CDS encoding glycosyltransferase family 4 protein, producing MSACTPSDRPSASTPTPTPTTLIVTPVSNLAGVARHVIDLARVGIPGWRIVVTGPEGPLLEELRALGTPVVPLPLDEASVPRAVAALRALIRHLRPAIVHSHLAKADILATLAAAALPTRLVTTEHHIPPDRFMFHGSRPKAMAMETVHHLRLRRVGAAMAVSDSTARDMRRWWHTSVPITVVHNGVDRLESPPQRHPGLRFLSLTRLSPEKNVQATLRAFALVAVEHPEARLTIAGEGPEAPSLRDLARDLGIADRVEFPGFVDPVTTMDGHDVIVQPSKSDNFSYTLLDAVVHGMGVAASPIGGNPEMLPPRCIAPFDDDAALARIMVEQGQDLAVRPELPASVPTVAGMAAQVAQVYAGVLTGGPEVAEGSRW from the coding sequence ATGAGCGCCTGCACCCCGTCAGACCGTCCCAGCGCCAGCACGCCCACTCCCACCCCCACCACCTTGATCGTCACGCCGGTGTCGAACCTCGCCGGGGTCGCCCGCCATGTGATCGACCTTGCCCGGGTGGGGATCCCCGGCTGGCGGATCGTCGTCACGGGGCCGGAGGGGCCGCTGCTGGAGGAGCTGCGCGCCCTCGGCACCCCGGTGGTGCCGCTCCCGCTGGATGAGGCGTCGGTGCCGCGAGCGGTGGCGGCGCTACGGGCGCTCATCCGGCACCTGCGCCCGGCGATCGTCCACTCCCACCTGGCGAAGGCGGACATCCTCGCCACCCTCGCTGCCGCTGCCCTGCCCACCCGCCTGGTCACCACCGAGCATCACATCCCACCGGACCGGTTCATGTTCCACGGCTCCCGCCCGAAGGCCATGGCAATGGAGACTGTGCACCATCTGCGGCTGCGCCGCGTCGGTGCCGCGATGGCGGTCAGTGACTCCACCGCCCGAGACATGCGCCGCTGGTGGCACACGAGCGTTCCGATCACCGTGGTGCACAACGGTGTGGACCGGCTCGAGAGCCCGCCGCAGCGGCACCCGGGGCTGCGATTCCTGTCGCTGACGCGACTGTCGCCGGAGAAGAACGTGCAGGCCACTCTGCGGGCCTTCGCGCTGGTCGCGGTCGAGCATCCCGAGGCGCGGCTGACCATTGCAGGGGAGGGGCCGGAGGCGCCGTCCCTGCGGGACCTGGCCCGAGACCTCGGCATCGCCGACCGGGTCGAGTTCCCTGGTTTCGTCGACCCGGTCACGACGATGGACGGGCACGACGTGATCGTGCAGCCGTCGAAATCCGACAATTTCTCCTACACCCTGCTGGATGCCGTGGTGCACGGCATGGGGGTGGCGGCCAGCCCGATCGGCGGCAACCCCGAGATGCTGCCGCCGCGATGCATCGCGCCCTTCGATGACGACGCCGCGCTGGCCCGGATCATGGTCGAGCAGGGGCAGGACCTGGCCGTCCGGCCGGAACTGCCCGCGTCCGTGCCGACCGTCGCGGGCATGGCCGCGCAGGTTGCGCAGGTGTACGCCGGGGTTCTGACAGGAGGCCCCGAAGTCGCGGAGGGATCGCGGTGGTGA
- a CDS encoding glycosyltransferase, giving the protein MTLAEAGVPVRVYGRDWSGAWQDRLRTWRWRTPGLPSGRDLGRADAYGVMAASAATLNIHGDQDGFTIRTFETAGVGGVQLVDRTEVSRYYEPGVEVEVFDGADGSDGIVEVTRRLLADPARAARMREAARRRTLAEHTLTHRAAQLTELWPV; this is encoded by the coding sequence ATGACCCTCGCCGAGGCCGGGGTGCCCGTACGGGTCTACGGCCGGGACTGGTCGGGGGCATGGCAGGATCGGCTGCGCACGTGGAGGTGGCGCACCCCGGGTCTGCCGTCGGGCCGGGATCTCGGGCGGGCCGACGCATACGGGGTGATGGCAGCCTCCGCTGCGACGCTGAACATCCATGGTGACCAGGACGGTTTCACCATCCGCACCTTCGAGACCGCCGGGGTCGGCGGAGTGCAGCTGGTAGACCGGACCGAGGTCTCCCGCTACTACGAACCGGGGGTGGAGGTCGAGGTGTTCGACGGCGCCGACGGGTCCGACGGAATCGTGGAGGTCACCCGGCGTCTTCTCGCGGACCCCGCCCGCGCGGCCCGGATGCGGGAGGCGGCGCGGCGCCGCACCCTCGCCGAACACACCCTCACCCACCGGGCCGCCCAGCTCACCGAGCTGTGGCCCGTCTGA